CGCCGATATCGGTCACGGCTGCGAAGATGCCAGGGGTGACCCAAGCACCTTTCGCGTCAATAACAGGCACGCTAATTACCAAAGGCTGGCCCGAAGCGTCGCGTCTGGAGACGTCTAGATAATCATCACTGCTGCCAAGCGTCTCACCGTCCCCGGAATCTACTAAAACGATGGTGCCGCCGCGAATGCGTATCACGCCGCCATTGATCGGCTCGCTTCCGTCACCGATGGCCAATTTGGCGTTGATGATTGTCACATCCTGGGCTGCGACGGACGCAGTGAAGGCGAGCGCTGAACATGCGGCTGCGAGTGTGAAAAGACGCTTCATTTCACATCTCCTTCACCGGGCTGGCCGAGCTCGAAATCGCTCACTGGCCTGCGCTTGGGATCATTCGCATCATAAAGCATCGCGCCATCGATCCAGACTTTCTCCGGCCGCGAATACACACTCAACGGATCGCCGTTCCACAGTACGACGTCTGCCATTTTACCGCTTTCCAAACTACCCGTCATATCGTCGATGCCCATCGCTTTCGCAGCGTTCAGAGTGAGCCAAGAAATAACCGTCGCATCGGGAATATCGATCCCCATGCGCTTGCCCGCAGCTTGCGCCTTGGAGGCTTCTTGGTTGAGCCGCTGGATGCCGTTCTCGTCGTCCGAATGGATGACGACACAGGCATCGGCATTCTGCAGCAATGCGGCGTTTTCCGGGATGCCGTCATAGCTTTCCATTTTGAAGCCGTACCAGTCAGCCCAGATGGCAGAGCAAGTCCCTGCCTCTTTCAGCAGATCGCCAATTTTGTAAGCCTCAACCGCATGGTGGAACGCGCTGACTTTATAGCCGAACTCTTTGCCCATATCGAGCACGAGAGCCATTTCGTCGGCGCGGTAACAGTGGTTGTGAATCAGGATATCTCCATCAAGCACGCCCGCGAGAGTTTCCTTGGCGAGGTTACGCTTGTCCCGATCGCCTTCGGCATATTCTTTGGCATCAAGCCATGTCTGGCGGTTGACCGCGAAGTTGCCCATTCGGGTCGATGGCATCCGGCCTCGGCCGCCATATACGCGCTTGGGGTTCTCCCCGCAGGCCATTTTCATTCCGTAGGGCGCACCAGGAAACTTCATGCCTTGCACGGTCCTGCTGGGCACGTTTTTCAGGGTCGCTGTGCGCCCACCCATCAGGTTGGCCGAACCCGGCAGGATTTGTAGCGCTGTGATTCCGCCATTTGCCATCGCGCGGCTGAAGCCAGGGTCTTGCGGCCAGACCGAATGTTCGGCCCAGACATCAGGGGTGGTCGGGCTGGTTGCCTCATTACCGTCCGAATGCGCTTGGACTGACGGGCTGGGATAATTGCCCAGATGGCTATGAATATCGATAATGCCGGGCGTCACGAATTTTCCGGTGCCATCGATCCGCGTGTAGCCCGATGGGATGGCCAGCTCGCTACCACCAACCCCGACAATCTTGCCGTCCGCGAACAGCACGGTGCCGCCATCAATCCGGCCGCCAGCGCCATCGTAAATCGTTGCGCCGACCAATGCTGTCGGCGCGCCCGGATAGGGAGTGTACGTCGAGGCGTAGGGTGTCTCGGCTGCTTCCGCCGACGCGGGCGTATTGGACACGCTAGCCGGTTTCGATTGACCGGAGGCGGAACATGCAGCGAGCGCTACCGCGCCCCCCAAAACGGTTAAGGCACGGTAGCGCATCAGCTTTAGTCTCCACTTATCAAATCAGCTCTTTGTCGCAGGGTGAACGCCGCCGCCTTGCGCTTCAAGTCCAGCTTCGGCTGCACCCTCAAGCGTATCATCCTTCAGCGTATCAAGGTGCATAAGCTTCTTGATCAGTGGGCTGACCACCATCGCTGCAACACCGATGCCGACCGCGTAAAGGCCAACCGTCCAATACACATCTAGGACGACCTGTTTGCCGGCTTCTTCGCCGACACCTTCGCCGCCGGTCGCCCGAGCAATCAATCCTGCGGCAAAGTTACCCAGCGCGGATGCGAAGAACCATGTACCCATTATGAGCGACGCCATATGAGCAGGCGCCAAGCGGTTCATAGCGCTCAGGCCAACTGGGCTTAGGCACAATTCGCCGGTCGTGTGCAGCAGATAGATCAAGAAAATGAAAATCACCGGCGTTGGAACACCTGCGCCTGCACCTTCGGAACCCCAGACGAGGACCAAGAAGCCTAGGCCCACCTGCACAATCGCTAAACCGAATTTCATCGGCGTAGATGGCTCTTTGCCACTGCGCGCAAGGCTCTGCCACATCATCGCGAACACCGGTGCAAGCAGCACGATGTAGATCGCGTTGATGGACTGGAACATTGATGCGTTCACGCCTGCAGTATCGACATAGCGATCTGTGAATAGGTTAAGGGATGAGCCTGCCTGTTCAAACAAGGCCCAGAATACGATCGAAGTCAGGATCAGGAACATCGCTGCAAAGATTCGGTCGCGTTCCTCTGGGACGAGCTTGGTGACTGCGGTGAACAAGACATACAAGACGAGACCGCCACCGAAGGCGCCCAAAACATATCCGACAAGTTCCTGATACTGGATTGCGGCCCAGCACAGCGCAACCATAGCAAGGCCAGCACCGTAGATGCCCCATTCCTTGCCGCCTGTGAGCTTTGCAGGATCCTTGGGCTCACCTTTGCCGAGAAGCAATGGTTTGCCCAAGACAAAGAAGACCAGACCGATCAGCATGCCGACGCCGGCGAGGCCAAAGCCGTATTCCCAGCCATAAGTCTGACCCAAGAAACCGCAGATGATCGATGCTGTTGCCGCACCGACGTTAATGCCCATGTAGAAGATGGTGTAAGCGGGGTCGCGGCGGATATCGGTGCGCGAATAAAGCTGACCAACAATGACCGAGATATTGGCTTTTAGGAAGCCCGAACCTACGATAATAAGTGCGAGCGCCGCCCAGAATACGTTGATGGTCGGATCATCCTGGCCACCGGTACCTTCAAACGCCATGAAGAAGTGGCCAAAGGTAAGTAGGACGGCACCAAACAGAACGGCTTTGCGCTGCCCCAGATAACGATCAGCCAGATATCCGCCGACAACGGGAGTAATGTATACCAGCGCAGTGTAGGCGCCGTAAATGATCGAGGCATCGCCGTCCGAGAAGGCCCAATGCTGCACGAGATAGAAAATCAGCAGTGCCCGCATGCCGTAATAGGAGAAGCGCTCCCACATCTCGGCAAGGAACAGCAAGAACAGCCCCTTTGGATGACCCGCAAATTCGGATTGAGGCCGGGTCACGATATACGTGCCGCCTAAGAGAAAGGCTGCCAGCGCGACAACTGCGATCCAGAAAGCCCACAGCTCGAACAGCGAATCGAACGTGAAAATAAACTCATGCATGGGCGTAAGCCCCCCTCAAATTTGTTGCCCACTCCCGTTGGGCCGAATGGCGGGCACACTAGCGTCCAAATCGGGCATGTGAAGCGTTAGTTTCTCGCGAAACTGGAATTTCCTGCGCCTTCTCCGAGTTTTCGGGAACTTGACGCGGCGCAGTGTATTATGGCACTGATGCACCTGCTTTGAGGAAACCCCCTAGGAATTCGGCATGACCCAACAATCCCGCCCCGTCTATTTGAAGCTGCGCGATCAAATCGCAGCGGCGATTATCGAGGGTGATTATGCAGAGGGTGCAATGCTGCCATCGGTCCGCGCCTTCGCGGCCGAGCAGGGCGCAAATCCGCTGACAGTCGCAAAGGCGTATCAGCAGTTCCAGACCGACGGGTTAGTCGAGGTGCAGCGCGGGGTTGGTATGTATGTGGTCAGCGGCGCAGCAGAGAGGCTGCGTACGACCGAACGCGATCAGTTTGTTTCCGAAGAATGGCCTGAAATCCGCGCGAGGATGGAGCGATTGGGCATCAAGCCAGCGGAATTGTTGGAAACTGCCTAGAGGTGTCATACCCCGCCCACGGGAAGCAGTTCGTCGAGAATTTTGATCTGCTAAGCAATCCGCGGATTGCGTGATTGCGATATTTCTGCCACATGAACGGCAGGGTCGCGCCGACCCCCGTACGGGGACTAACAGAGCTTGCTGCACGCTTCGTCCATCGAGACGGACAGGGGAAGCAAGGGAGATACGATGATACGGTCAGAACTTTTGCAGGCCTTGGCTAAGGACAATCCCGATCTTCGCGCGGAGGAGGTCGAGCAGGTCGTCGACATTTTCTTTGACGAAATTACCAAACGCCTGGCTGAGGGCGGCCGTGTGGAACTACGCGGCTTCGGCGCGTTCTCGACCCGTGAACGCGAAGCGCGCACCGGACGTAATCCGCGCACGGGTGAAACCGTCCAAGTTCCTGCGAAACGTGTGCCCTATTTCAAGCCGGGCAAAGAAATGCGTGAACGCTTAAATCCGGCGTCCTAAATCCCAGCCAAGACATCCTTTCCCTAACGCAGGGAACCCTTCGACAATCAGACATTTGCCTTTTCCGCAATTGCGGTTAGGGCGCTTGTCGTCCTATGCGGATCGGATGATGCGGGTGTGGCGGAATGGTAGACGCCGGGGACTTAAAATCCCCTGATCATTGATCGTGCTGGTTCGAGTCCAGTCACCCGTACCACCGACCGACACGCAAAGCCGCTCCCTACGTAGCTCTCCCTATTCCGCAGCTAGGCGGATGGCAGCCAATCCGCCTTAACCCTTTGCACACCGCCTCTTGCTATCAGGCGGGGGTTGAACTGGGAGAAGTGATGAAAAGCAGCCCGGAAATGCCGCAAGGTCCGGAAATGTCGATAGACGTGGAGCCGCGCGCGGCGCCGCGCTTCACTTTGCTTATCCGTACCGCAAAGCTGATCATTGATGACCAGCAATTCCTGTGCGTGGTGCGCGATATCTCTGCCACTGGCTTCAGTATCCGCAGCTTCCATCCGATAAACAAGTGCGACCGGATCGCGATCGAACTGCAATCGGGCGATTGCTATCCGGCCAGCATGGTCTGGCAGCGTGACGGTGAAGCAGGGTTCGAGTTTCATACCCCAATCGAGGTTGACGCGATTGTGATGGGGCTGAGCGACTATCCCAAACGTGATTTGCGCTTTGATCTCAAACTTCCTGTGACCCTTCAGGCCCATGGGATGCGGCTGAAGGCTAATCTCGCCAATCTCTCGCGCCAAGGCGGAAATGTTCACTGCAGCAGTAAGCTTTCGATCGACCAGTTGATCCGTATCGAAGCGCCTGGAATGCCGGAGATTGAAGCACGCGTAAGGTGGAGAAAAGACGGTGTTTATGGCCTCGTATTCGACACCACATTCTCACTCGCCAATCTCGCATTGTTGATCCGCGATCTGAATCTACGGAGCAAATTGGGCAGTAAAATAGCCCGAGCATGTCCGCCGCCGACAGCTGGAGCAATCGGCCAATAGGCGCGTTGCGGGCCAAGTTTCAGCGGGCGCGTTAACCATCTCCTAACCATTTTCCTTCACCTCCGGATCATACATTCACTCGGGGGTATTTATGACTGACACTGCAGCCAAGGATCTTAACGTCGATGTCGCCATCATCGGGGCAGGTCCAGCAGGTCTGACCGCAGGATATTTGCTGACCAAGCAGGGCAAGACGGTCGCAATTATCGAAAAAGACGAAACCTATGTTGGCGGCATCAGCCGAACGGTCGAGCATGAAGGCTACCGCTTCGACATTGGCGGGCACCGCTTCTTTTCAAAGAGCCAGCAGGTTGTCGATCTGTGGAATGAAATCCTTCCTGACGACTTCATCCAGCGCCCGCGGATGAGCCGCATCTATTATGAAGGCAAATTCTACAGCTATCCGCTGCGTGCATTCGAAGCGCTACACAATCTGGGTATCCTTCGCTCGACGGCCTGTATGGTCAGCTATCTGCGTTACAAGCTGTTCCCGATCGCCGAAGTGAAGAGCTTTGAAGACTGGACTACCAACCAGTTCGGCAAGAAACTTTATTCGATCTTTTTCAAGACCTACACCGAGAAGGTTTGGGGCATGCCATGCGACGAAATGAGCGCCGATTGGGCCGCCCAGCGGATCAAAGGCCTGTCGCTATGGAGTGCGGTTGTCGATGGCTTGAAGCGCTCGATGGGATTGAACAAGAAACCCAATGATGGCCAGGCGGCCAAGACATTGCTTGAGACCTTTCGTTACCCGCGCCTCGGTCCCGGTATGATGTGGGACGCTGCGCGCGACAAGATTATCGCGGCTGGCGGTACGATCGTGATGGGGCACGGGCTTGAGCAGCTCGCCAGTGATGGCAATGGCGGGTGGCGCATGAGCGCGACCAGCAAGGATGGCGGCAAGATTGTGATCAAAGCCAAAGACGCAATCAGTTCCGCGCCGATGCGCGAACTGGCGGCTCGGTTGCACCCTCTACCTGACACGACGCTCAATGCATCGAACCTCAAATATCGCGACTTCCTGACGGTAGCTCTGAAAATCAAATCGGAGGACCTTTTCCCCGACAACTGGATCTATATCCATGATGACAAGGTGCAGGTTGGCCGCGTGCAGAACTTCCGCAGCTGGTCGCCCGAGATGGTCCCTGACGAGGACGTGGCCTGTGTTGGGCTCGAATATTTCTGCTTTGAAGGCGACGGTTTGTGGGCATCGGATGATGATGATCTGATCGAACTCGCCAAACAAGAGATGGAAATACTCGGTCTGTGTGATCCGAAAGACGTGGTTGGTGGCGCGGTCGTGCGTCAGGAAAAAGCCTACCCGGTCTATGACGAAGATTATGCGGCAAATGTCGAAGCGATGCGCGCCGAATTGGAAGAGAAATTCCCGACGCTGCACCTGGTCGGCCGCAACGGCATGCACCGCTACAACAATCAGGATCACGCGATGATGACCGCTATGCTGACGACTGAGAACATCGTCGCGGGCAAGCGCCTGTATGACACATGGTGCGTCAACGAAGATGCTGAATATCACGAGGCGGGTGACGAGGGAGCCGAGAAGGCGATCCCAGCGCGCGAAACATCGGACGATACTGACAGCAAGGGAATAACCGAGGATCAGGCCGCCGCGCTGAATTCGCTGCGCGGTGTGCCCGAACGGATCAAGCCCGACAATGCGGCCGGGGACCAGGGTCGAAAAGTCGCTTGAGGGCTTTGGGGGGACGCTATCCTGCGCCGCTTCTGGGGAAAGCCGGTGCAGGATAGCATGCCTCCCATGTGATGAAACGGGAGTGACAAGCCAGTGACTGCTCTATTGCTGAAAATGCGCGATATCCGTTTGCTACGCTATTTGCTGGCAAGCGTTGGCGCGTTGGCAGTGGATGTCGGCTGCTTCTTGCTGCTGCTGTCCGCTTCAATAGCCGCCGCGCCCGCAGCTGCCATCGGGTACAGTTTGGGCATATTGGCCCATTGGGTCCTCTCAAGCCGCACGGTCTTCACAGATACCGTTGCGGAAAAAGGTCACCAGCGGACCAAACAAAAGGTACTTTTTGTGATTTCTGCGCTGGCCGGTCTGGCGCTCACCACGACAATTGTTGGTGCCGCCGATCTCTATGCAATCGACCCGCGCCCGGCCAAGCTGGTTGCTATTGCCGCAAGCTTCACTCTGACGTGGCTTCTTAGAAGCCGCGTAGTGTTCCGCGCAGCATCGTGAAACCGGTCTGCCATGCAAACTGATCGCAGGCAGCGCGGGAATGAACGTCCCGATCGCCGGATAGCGCTGACCTGGCTGGTGCTATCGACAATTTTCGTGATGGTCGGGTTCAAATCGCTAAGCCAGAATCAATTCCCTGACCCCGATGATGTGCTGCGATTGGTACAGGTTCGCGACTTGCTCGCTGGCCAGAGTTGGTTCGACTTGCATCAATACCGAATTGATCCGCCGAATGGTACGTTGATGCACTGGTCGCGAATAGTCGATATTCCGATTGCGCTGGTTATTGTGGCGCTTACTCCATTGCTTGGTGTGTCAGCCGCGGAAACCGCCGCGCTGGTAATTGTACCCTTGCTGACACTTGGTGCGATTTTGTTTGTTGTGGGCCGCTTGGCGTGGCGCAAATTCGACGTTCAAGTCGCCGGGCTGGCGTGTCTGTGCATTGGATTGCTCGCGCCGGTCGTGTTCCAGTTGCAACCGATGCGGCTGGACCATCACGGATGGCAAATTTTCACTGTTGCGCTGGCTTTGTGGAGCATTTCCATCCGCGCACCGTGGAAGGGGGGCGCTGCGGCGGGCCTTGCCATGGCACTGGGTCTGTCGATCTCGATCGAGATATTGCCCATGGTTGCGGCGTTTGGTGGGGTGCTTGCACTCCGCTGGTTTCGTGACCGGAGCGAACGCTGGTGGCTGACCGCCTATATGCAGGCGCTGGCTCTGGGGCTTGCGGTGCTGTTTTTGGTGGCGCGCGGGGTGAGCGACTTGGCGCAGCATTGTGATGCCGTTTCGCCAGCGCATCTGGGATTTTTTGTGATCACGGCGCTTGGGACCGGTGCGATTGCCGCAGCTCCCCGGGTTCCATTGCTCTCTTTGGCAGGATTGTTCGCGCTGGCAGGTGCGGCGGGGTTGACCTTCTTCGGACTGTCATCGCCCAACTGTCTGGCAACGCCTTTTACGACACTTGATCCGGTCGTGCGCGATTTCTGGTACGTCAACATTCTCGAAGGCCGTCCATTGTGGGAGCAGGACCTGCTGCCTGCAATCCCGGGCTTCGCTCAGTTGGTCATCGCGCTGGCTGCATCCGTCACCTTGGCCTTGCGCAATCGTGACTGGCTCCGCATCTGGTGGACCGAATATACACTCCTGCTGCTTGCGGGCACTGTGCTGGCACTGCTCGTCTGGCGTTCGACAGCCCTCGCCGGGGTCATTGCCGCGATACCGCTGGCCTGGCTCGCAACGCGTTTGCTGCGCCGGCTGCGTTTGGCGGAAGGCGCGGGCGCCAAGGCTTTGTCCGCTGCGGCGATAGTTCTGATCCTGCTGCCAGCTACGCCTGTCACTTTATACAAGCTGCTTGCTCCATCAGTGATGCCTGCTGCAGAGGGCAACGCGCAGGCAGACAAAGTGGGTGAATCGCGCTGCGTGCTACGCGATCAGACCGCCAAGCTGGGCGCGTTGCCGCGGGGCGTGATTTTTGCGCCGCTGGATATCGGCCCATCAATCTTGCTCAACTCCAATCACGCGGTCGTCGCGACGGGTCACCACCGGGCGGAGGCGGGAATGCGCGATGTCATTTTGGCGTTCAGCGGTGACCCTGCGAACGCTCAGGCGATTGCCGCGAAGCACGGCGCTGATTATCTTGTGATGTGTACCGATATTGTCGAGCCGTCAGTCTATGCTGAAGCCAATCCGGACGGATTGGCCGCGCAGCTTATCGCGGGCAATCCGCCCGATTGGTTGTCGCCTGTAACTTTCGGCGGCCCTGAAGAATTTCAGGTCTGGCAGGTCGAGAAATAGCGCTTAAGCGGCGATGAAATCCATCGCGACGCCGTTCATGCAATAGCGTTTTCCGGTTGGTTTTGGCCCATCGCTGAACACATGCCCCAAATGGCCCCCGCAATCAGCGCATAGCACTTCGGTGCGTGGATAACCGATTTTGTAGTCGGTCTGCGTGACGATGGCGCCGGGTAATGGCTTCCAGAAACTGGGCCAGCCGGTCTTGCTGTCATATTTGGTGGAGGACGAATACAGCCGGTTTTTGCAGCCCGCACATACAAATGTGCCTTTGCGCTTCTCCTTGTCGAGCGGCGAAGAGAATGGGCGTTCTGTGCCCGCTTCGCGCAGCACGTAATATTCGGCTTTGGTCAGCTTGCCGCGCCACTGCGCATTGGTCAGCTTGACCGGGAAGTTCCTCGCTTCAGCCGGGGCACTGCCGCAAGCGGTCAACACTGGCACTGCCGCGCCCGCAGACAGCCATGCAATAAACGATCGGCGGCTCGGCGTTTTCAGGTCGGACATCAGAACCCTCCTTTGGCGTGAAGTCTCATTCATATATACGATGAGACAGCCGGAAAGGTTTCACGCGGGGGAAGTTTGCGGGCCCTTAGAATTCGGTGACTTCGACTTCCAGTTTGCGGAACCCGTGCACGAAATTCGCGCGCACCCGTTCGACATCGCCTGCTACATGCACCCGCATCCGGCGTTTGTGCATTTCTTCCAGCAGAATGCGGAGCTGCAATTCGGCAAGGCGAGCGCCAACACAGCGGTGAATACCATAGCCGAATGCCAATTGCCGCCGCGCATTCTCGCGGGTGATGTCGAGCTTGTCGGCCTCTTCGAATAGAGCTTCATCGCGATTGGCGGAGAGATACCACAGGATCAGCTTGTCGCCCTTCTTGATCTGCTCTCCGAACAGTTCCGTATCTTCTGACGCTGTGCGGCGCATATGCGCGAGCGGCGTTTGATAACGGATGCATTCCTGCACCGCGTTGGGGATCAGATCGGGCTGCTCTTCGAACAATTTCCGCTGGTCGGGGAACTTGTCGAATGCGTGGATGATACCCGACATCGTGTTGCGAGTGGTGTCGTTACCGCCGACAATTAGGAGAACCAGATTGCCCATAAATTCGCGCGGATCCATCTGGTTCATCGCGGGCGAATTGATCATCATGGAAATCAGATCGGGACCCGGCTCCTCCTGCGCGCGCTGCATCCATAATTGCTGGAAATAAGCGCCCATTTCGTGGAGGACTTTTTCGCGCTCGGCAGTCAAATCCTTGACCG
This genomic window from Pontixanthobacter aestiaquae contains:
- a CDS encoding amidohydrolase produces the protein MSNTPASAEAAETPYASTYTPYPGAPTALVGATIYDGAGGRIDGGTVLFADGKIVGVGGSELAIPSGYTRIDGTGKFVTPGIIDIHSHLGNYPSPSVQAHSDGNEATSPTTPDVWAEHSVWPQDPGFSRAMANGGITALQILPGSANLMGGRTATLKNVPSRTVQGMKFPGAPYGMKMACGENPKRVYGGRGRMPSTRMGNFAVNRQTWLDAKEYAEGDRDKRNLAKETLAGVLDGDILIHNHCYRADEMALVLDMGKEFGYKVSAFHHAVEAYKIGDLLKEAGTCSAIWADWYGFKMESYDGIPENAALLQNADACVVIHSDDENGIQRLNQEASKAQAAGKRMGIDIPDATVISWLTLNAAKAMGIDDMTGSLESGKMADVVLWNGDPLSVYSRPEKVWIDGAMLYDANDPKRRPVSDFELGQPGEGDVK
- a CDS encoding GntR family transcriptional regulator encodes the protein MTQQSRPVYLKLRDQIAAAIIEGDYAEGAMLPSVRAFAAEQGANPLTVAKAYQQFQTDGLVEVQRGVGMYVVSGAAERLRTTERDQFVSEEWPEIRARMERLGIKPAELLETA
- a CDS encoding cytochrome P450, with protein sequence MATIAPEKPEYRTSPTAYEVLVEHLKQHPEDTPQHTHPYDVSRSDIYFEDRWQPIFAEMRAKGPLHYVPESPYGPYWNVVSNKAIQHVEALPELFSSSWEHGGITILEREEEEGLELPMFIAMDRPKHTGQRRTVAPAFTPKEMKRMDEEIRQRTGELLDSLPRGEVFDWVDTVSIELTTGMLAILFGFPWEDRRLLTYWSDWAGDTEIATVKDLTAEREKVLHEMGAYFQQLWMQRAQEEPGPDLISMMINSPAMNQMDPREFMGNLVLLIVGGNDTTRNTMSGIIHAFDKFPDQRKLFEEQPDLIPNAVQECIRYQTPLAHMRRTASEDTELFGEQIKKGDKLILWYLSANRDEALFEEADKLDITRENARRQLAFGYGIHRCVGARLAELQLRILLEEMHKRRMRVHVAGDVERVRANFVHGFRKLEVEVTEF
- a CDS encoding peptide MFS transporter; protein product: MHEFIFTFDSLFELWAFWIAVVALAAFLLGGTYIVTRPQSEFAGHPKGLFLLFLAEMWERFSYYGMRALLIFYLVQHWAFSDGDASIIYGAYTALVYITPVVGGYLADRYLGQRKAVLFGAVLLTFGHFFMAFEGTGGQDDPTINVFWAALALIIVGSGFLKANISVIVGQLYSRTDIRRDPAYTIFYMGINVGAATASIICGFLGQTYGWEYGFGLAGVGMLIGLVFFVLGKPLLLGKGEPKDPAKLTGGKEWGIYGAGLAMVALCWAAIQYQELVGYVLGAFGGGLVLYVLFTAVTKLVPEERDRIFAAMFLILTSIVFWALFEQAGSSLNLFTDRYVDTAGVNASMFQSINAIYIVLLAPVFAMMWQSLARSGKEPSTPMKFGLAIVQVGLGFLVLVWGSEGAGAGVPTPVIFIFLIYLLHTTGELCLSPVGLSAMNRLAPAHMASLIMGTWFFASALGNFAAGLIARATGGEGVGEEAGKQVVLDVYWTVGLYAVGIGVAAMVVSPLIKKLMHLDTLKDDTLEGAAEAGLEAQGGGVHPATKS
- a CDS encoding integration host factor subunit beta: MIRSELLQALAKDNPDLRAEEVEQVVDIFFDEITKRLAEGGRVELRGFGAFSTREREARTGRNPRTGETVQVPAKRVPYFKPGKEMRERLNPAS
- a CDS encoding GtrA family protein, with the translated sequence MTALLLKMRDIRLLRYLLASVGALAVDVGCFLLLLSASIAAAPAAAIGYSLGILAHWVLSSRTVFTDTVAEKGHQRTKQKVLFVISALAGLALTTTIVGAADLYAIDPRPAKLVAIAASFTLTWLLRSRVVFRAAS
- the msrB gene encoding peptide-methionine (R)-S-oxide reductase MsrB — translated: MSDLKTPSRRSFIAWLSAGAAVPVLTACGSAPAEARNFPVKLTNAQWRGKLTKAEYYVLREAGTERPFSSPLDKEKRKGTFVCAGCKNRLYSSSTKYDSKTGWPSFWKPLPGAIVTQTDYKIGYPRTEVLCADCGGHLGHVFSDGPKPTGKRYCMNGVAMDFIAA
- a CDS encoding PilZ domain-containing protein — its product is MKSSPEMPQGPEMSIDVEPRAAPRFTLLIRTAKLIIDDQQFLCVVRDISATGFSIRSFHPINKCDRIAIELQSGDCYPASMVWQRDGEAGFEFHTPIEVDAIVMGLSDYPKRDLRFDLKLPVTLQAHGMRLKANLANLSRQGGNVHCSSKLSIDQLIRIEAPGMPEIEARVRWRKDGVYGLVFDTTFSLANLALLIRDLNLRSKLGSKIARACPPPTAGAIGQ
- a CDS encoding NAD(P)/FAD-dependent oxidoreductase → MTDTAAKDLNVDVAIIGAGPAGLTAGYLLTKQGKTVAIIEKDETYVGGISRTVEHEGYRFDIGGHRFFSKSQQVVDLWNEILPDDFIQRPRMSRIYYEGKFYSYPLRAFEALHNLGILRSTACMVSYLRYKLFPIAEVKSFEDWTTNQFGKKLYSIFFKTYTEKVWGMPCDEMSADWAAQRIKGLSLWSAVVDGLKRSMGLNKKPNDGQAAKTLLETFRYPRLGPGMMWDAARDKIIAAGGTIVMGHGLEQLASDGNGGWRMSATSKDGGKIVIKAKDAISSAPMRELAARLHPLPDTTLNASNLKYRDFLTVALKIKSEDLFPDNWIYIHDDKVQVGRVQNFRSWSPEMVPDEDVACVGLEYFCFEGDGLWASDDDDLIELAKQEMEILGLCDPKDVVGGAVVRQEKAYPVYDEDYAANVEAMRAELEEKFPTLHLVGRNGMHRYNNQDHAMMTAMLTTENIVAGKRLYDTWCVNEDAEYHEAGDEGAEKAIPARETSDDTDSKGITEDQAAALNSLRGVPERIKPDNAAGDQGRKVA